A region from the Lycium barbarum isolate Lr01 chromosome 8, ASM1917538v2, whole genome shotgun sequence genome encodes:
- the LOC132607865 gene encoding uncharacterized protein LOC132607865: MEKISYARILVETDVSQPLVDSIEITTPSSNLHQPVDYDWRPKFCSNCMRFGHMVNDCWNDSKVDFQDVPKRMKRNRNRKRKNPRWDWLAKEHPDMPPATTDDTGSPSTQAPNAADLTSAIRGEPSEQAAVQVKVVVSTEPAVTNSTGATVGGPGEHVIIVQMEVLNEMPTANVVTTNTFDPWKQKEVRLFLQKYKVDVIGCLETRIKQQRSQNILRKLAQEWNHCCNYPMDYNGRIWLLWRPHVQMHIPVVTEQCIHCKVENTSAGVSTSLTVVYAKNDAQERQILWRDLVQIGSSTQGPWLISGDFNNVLSSEDNLGPQLLTLRHRNFEIALMHCNSPR, translated from the exons ATGGAAAAAATTTCTTATGCTCGAATTTTGGTTGAAACTGATGTATCCCAACCCTTAGTGGATTCTATAGAGATAACTACCCCCTCAAGCAATCTACATCAACCAGTGGACTATGATTGGAGACCTAAGTTCTGCTCGAATTGTATGAGGTTTGGACATATGGTGAATGATTGTTGGAATGATTCAAAGGTTGATTTTCAAGATGTTCCTAAAAGGATGAAGAGAAATAGGAATAGGAAAAGGAAGAATCCAAGATGGGACTGGCTAGCTAAAGAACACCCTGATATGCCACCTGCAACTACAGATGATACAGGCAGCCCTAGTACACAAGCCCCTAATGCTGCTGATCTAACCAGTGCCATCAGAGGGGAACCTAGTGAGCAGGCTGCAGTCCAAGTGAAAGTTGTAGTGTCTACTGAACCTGCTGTTACTAATTCAACTGGTGCCACCGTAGGAGGACCTGGTGAACATGTTATAATTGTCCAGATGGAAGTGTTGAATGAAATGCCTACGGCCAATGTTGTGACTACTAATACATTTGAC CCCTGGAAGCAGAAAGAGGTAAGACTCTTCCTGCAGAAATATAAAGTGGATGTTATTGGATGTCTTGAAACGAGAATAAAACAACAGAGGTCACAAAATATTCTGAGGAAACTTGCACAAGAGTGGAACCATTGCTGCAACTATCCAATGGACTATAATGGGAGAATATGGCTATTATGGAGACCTCATGTGCAAATGCATATTCCTGTAGTCACCGAACAGTGTATACATTGCAAGGTTGAGAACACTAGTGCTGGCGTTAGTACCTCTCTCACTGTAGTTTATGCAAAAAATGATGCTCAGGAGAGACAAATTCTATGGAGGGATTTAGTTCAGATTGGTTCCTCAACTCAAGGGCCCTGGCTTATTAGTGGTGATTTCAATAATGTTCTTTCTTCTGAGGACAACTTGGGTCCCCAATTACTCACTCTGAGACACAGGAATTTCGAGATTGCATTGATGCATTGCAACTCACCCCGCTGA